The window ACCATCTGTTGTGTATCCTCGCATCTGTGATACAccttctgtcaccatcaaacattttcctgcaacatactcttctttcaccagcatagcctTGCCATGAGTCGGCTTTCTCACTTCTTAGTCCTCTGAATTTGTggaccaaacttccactccaccgaactcatcattgtTACTTgtatcctgtacaatcaaagcattcatggtgttattgttagctgctgattttcttttcttgatctcctccaatcgTTTCAAGAggttcgcttcctcatcatcctcatcaaacttttttgccattttcttcagcatgcagtctttggcaaagtgattcttgcATCCACAATAATGGCAATCAAAGCCTAAGTCACCACCAATCTTCATCTCCTTCttggatttttatgactttgaacccatcttcggttcctccttcaccttttcagaactataacttccctgccaatttcggttcttgttagctgggaactttcttttgatgaactttcttggattggaaaccatcagggcatactcttcaccagttagatcatagtcagcaagatccaattcttcttcttcttcaacaacacTTTTTCCTTTTGAAACAAGAGCTAACGACCCTAAACTGGAAACTACGTTCGTTTCCTTTGACAccacactttcatgggactttagAATTCCCACTAGTTTTGCCAGAGAGTttgatttgaactgctcgtgtgccTTCACCATGGACACAAAttccatccattcgggtctaagaccGTTCAGAAGGTAACTTTCTGTTCAATAACCTGCCTTTCGATCccgtgctttatcatcttactgagGAGATGATTAAACTGATCAAAAGCCTGAATGAGTTTCTCGTCGGGCTTCTATTTGAAATAACCAAATTTCAGAAAGCAGCAAGGTTTGaatcgaatgttccagatcttcatcagtcgaATACAATTCtttcagcagagctcgatgaagaacttccactgtagaggcgagctaagGTTTACAATACTTTGATAAGAGAAAATAATAAAAGCGTTTTTGTTTTTTACTAAGGATGCATgtatgcaccttaaatactaaaaccctagagtaaaataatcacggttggacaggcccgaACCGGataccaaaactgggctaaggaccgagcccatgacgcaacactataagcccaacaaaatcgttggaccctccggtacggtctgatcgaggaccctctagcctcatgagtcgttggaccctctggtccggtctatataacacatagcatacatataacacaatgcacataaatcttaaacatacacatacacataagaccctctagtcttcacatagataccactctaggtaatgtatagtgagaagactcacctcgcatgaTGTCTTGTATACTCTAGTTCTCGATAtccccgatctagcctccgcctatcaaAATGATAATATCTCTAATCAATACTCTCCTTATATTCTCATCTCTgaagaatgggtagaagaccattctacccttccctgacctctcttgaatcagtttgaccaaaccctaaggtcaactgaagtcaactccagtcaacggtctaactttgaccagactcgtcgagtgcactcgggcgacttggcgagtccatgcgtaTCCTCTAAATTctcctaaggcctcactcgactcgtcgagttaacctttcactcgacgggttaccactgatcatgaatcgcggggcaacccgatccgactcgttgagtcctctcatggactcaacgagtttccTCAATAACAATACTcatttgaccttctgaggtcagatatgtttctctaacttataaaTCTAGCCTTCTAGCACCCAAAAGTCATGCAAAGGTTCAATCTTTATGTCCATGCACCACACATCAAGTTCTATTTGATGAAATAACTCTTAAAATGACAACCTATACTCAAAACTCCAATGGGACTGCATAAACCTAGATGATTGGGACTCTctagacctctcaaggtccatatCTAATGTCTTATGCCTCAATGGGACTCCCCATGCTCCATAATCTCAACAAAAAAGGGTAAAGAAACCATAGATTCATGAGATCTACTAACCATAAGAAAACAGATAGAGATTTATACCTTAAACCACAACTTTGAATGGAATAGTAGTAGATCTGAGCCCATCCAACAATTTAGCTTGAACACTCTCCTTCTTCCTTGCAAGAATGCACCCAAAATGATGAAAATTAGCTCCCTCTTTCTCTCTATGCTCTCTGGATCAATTAGTCTCGCAAGGGAAGcatggccgcaaatgaaggccataagggcctttaaataggtcacaaacccagacaattagggttttcctcagcagcgctgactcggcgagtcagatacctgactcgtcaagtccattcaTTAAACACGTCACCAAaacgcgaccctactcgacgagttaaggcaccaactcgtcgagtcactcctcaTATCTCGAAATGAATACTAAAAATATTATCCCTGGAAATTCGGATGTTACATCAGAATTAATTGGTAACTACACTTTATATTTAATGATTATTTTAGAATCTTTGTTTACCtgctaatatatatttttttgtaataGATGTTTCTCTTGGATtgcctattattattattattttttgtaatAGATATTTCTCTTGGATTACCTATTATTCTTTTTCTATGTATTATgtcatattctatgtattctaccataatatataaagtgatagttAATTGTAAGTAACGTGTTTTTAAtcattattagtttttgttgtattttctGATAGGAATTGTTGAAAAATTGCGTCGAAGACCTAATAAGAATAACTTGAcgaatgaataaagtttgatcatactcacaattttagaatgttattattttttaagaattttattcatttttgttaatattcttttagaatgtgtagaattatattaaaatgtataaggcttttaatctgtaagaatatgtatgaatttatatttaagttcgcatgtataataatatattaaaatgttgttatttttcaatCTCGGATTCATGaatgttgttattcttcaataatattctaatacaataaaattctgaaagaacatcattctaacaaaaaaatattctgatagaataaaattGGTTATGTATACAAATTACGTtagaattaaaattaaattaattaaaaaaaatagatttttaaaattaggataattaattatccctaaaaatccgaaaattttcttttataaatgtaTTTATTTGTCCAAAATACTCTTTTGCTAATATTTAAGTGATTATAAGGTACATATTATCCTATTGCAATAACATACACCCTCAAATCATGTATgttgattaatttcatccgttggtctagatctgtgcattctggcacacaatagtattttggtgtgtgtatatatatatatatatatatatatatatatatatatatatatatatatatatatatatatatagggtaaagtgaatatatttaacaaccttatataagcttaggtacctaaccacattatactacattgttttgcattatattttcattgcaatcatctaaggttcttaaacttgaACCATTAACTTaatttacttccaagattttcagACATTCACCATTATATTCCTCCTACATCATTTGATTTGTAACGGTAGTATATGAAGCCCACCAAGGGGTCTCCGATAGAAAGACGTCATTTGAAGGAAGATAATGGTAAAAGTCTAAATATTTTGGAAGCAATCAAGTTACGAGGTTCAATTTTAAGAAGTTTGGGTGATTACAATGCAAATATGATACAAAATTACGTAGTATGAtatggttaggtacctaagcttatataaggttgttaggtatattcagtttacccatatatatatatatatataacatatctttttttattataataaaacgcatacattaaaaaaaatagacttaaattatataatataaatatatttattattaggtTATGTGCTAGGTAAAGGAATAGAAAATATTTATATGATTCCATCGATATGAAAAATTTGTTaataaaaattttaatattttctttttgaaatgATATATTcaaatttattattttatggttattattattttattttacaaatatgtctcgtaaatttatttttataatatttttattaatatatgtGTTTGTTAACATTAAAATTTTGGGTTTCTAAAAATACAAACATGTTTTTTTAAAACACATTAAATGAAAAACAtgttttaatatgtttttttatataatgttatgtttttttatttaaagttATGGTGAAGTTTTCTACTGAATTGTTtatcttttccaaaaaaaaattgtttttatttttttagtttagaatttgttttttaaaaaaaacaatttcaaGACATTtacttttttatgttttttttctaaattttggTATTCATAACCATTTATCTTGTAAGAAgctttaaaagaaaatttagaaaataatAGAGTtagtaaaatttaattgaatattgcaaaacaataataaagtttgaaaaaaaaattaatgatttgaacaaaagaaattttcaaaaacttattttctatttatattttttttcagtTTTAGATATGTCAATTTGTTTACacttttttttgttttagaatatatatatatatatatatatatatatatatatagagagagagagagagagaggtaggtttaaatgtttctcacatctattgtgtgctagaatgcaccaataagaattgagtaaacattaaatggatattaaatgatatccatatttataattcttttttatggaaactaatttaattcgtcattaatgttaataataatattctttcaaaatgaattcatatataaaataataagagtgtattctaggagaacgagagtatattctactagaatacaccctcattcttcatattccatacaactttattgtattttaagtgagtgggtcctgaaataatgttattgctaacataaaaacctagatacgaattcattctgaaagaatgttattgctgacattaatgacgaatttaattaatttccataaagagaaaattataattatggatatcatttaatatacatacaattatggaaaccatttaatatctatcattatttaattacataataatataattttagtaaatttctattggtgcattctagcacacaatagatgtaaaaaacactttaacctagtcctatatatatatatatatatatatatatatatatatatatatatatatatatatatagagagagagagagagagagagagagagagaacacaaAAATGTAAGAAATAGAAAGttattttttcgaaaaaaaaaaatataatcaaaACCTTTTATTAATATCAATGACGAGTTATTTATGACAAACAAAAAAGCAAGAAAAAGAAAGCTTTTATTAATTTCAAAATCGATAGTATGATTTTCAGAATCCATAGTATGGTAATTTTATAAATATCACATACTATGAACGATTATTACATCAAAAAAGTAAGAAAGAGAAACTTTTTATTAATTTCAAAATCCAAAGTATGATTTTCAAAATCCATAGTATAGTAATTTTATAAATATCACATACTATGACCCATTATTACATTAGGATCATTAATTGGCTAATAAATACAATTGGCCTTATCAGGCTTTACTTTCTCAAGGTCAAATTTGCTAAATTCAGAAAACATACAATGTTTATTGAGTATGTTGCTACTTCCCATAACAAGAGTAATTTAATTACTTAAACTTTTACTCTGTAAAAAAGAATTAATCTTCATATATGTTCAAAATAATTCCACTCGTTTCATGCTTCCTTATTGCATCCGTTACGAACCATTCTGCATGCTCTCTCTTCTCTTGAATCATCGAACTTCCGCTTTCAAACATCGAAATACACTTGTAAGTTTGCATAATCGATATCTTCTGTATGGTTAGATCAAATAGCTATATGATTTTGTTGATGAAAATGAAATGATTGTATAAATTTCGATGTGTTTTTGTAGGAGCTAATGAGCACTGGTATTAAAGCACGACGTGTTCACCCCAATCGGATGTCTCAGCCTCCGGAACCTAGTCCCAAAGCATTGGTTACACCATCAGGTAGTGATCCTGATTCTTCTTTAAATCCGATGGGTTTTCAATTGGGGTTTAACAAATCGGCACAAACCCCtaatttaaaccctaattttgatgatGAAACGTTGGATCATTATACATATGAGCAACTTGAAGActctattttgaaaaaaatagaGCTTTTGTACATCAAGGCTATTTCCCAGCTTGTTTCATCAGGCTATGATGAGCATGCTGTTTTAGAAGCTATATTGAGGAATGGACATTGTCATGGGAAAATGGACCCATTGACTAACATTTTGCATAATGCCCAAATATATTTGAGTACTGCCGATAGTGGATGCAATGATAAATTTGTTAGCACCGAGAAAGTGTTTGCTAATTTGAAGTTGTTGAGAGAAGCTACACTCATTTCTTTATTATGTTGGTTGAGGAAAAGTTATCCATTTATGAGCAGAAGGGATGCCATGTGTTGGTTACTCGTTTCTGACCTTCATACAATTCGTGTaagttcatcaaaaatctctaATGATGATGGCGATGGTGTTAATACACAAATGGATGATCCACATCCAAATTGGTCAGAGCCCACTCCATCAATGCTTGTCCTTTTAAAAGATAATGCAGACTTTTTAGCTGCAGAGTATAGAAGCTTGGATGGAGATTCTTTAGTTGCAGATGTAAAACATAGTAAGGTAAGTCTTGAAGGTTTGTGTATGAAGAATCAAACATCTACCAAAAGTATCTTGAAAAGATTCAATGATTTGAATCCCAAGGATgagatacttatgagtttaatgaaaGAAATCAAGGATCTTGATACACGCATCAATGAAAAAAAGAAGTGGGCTGATGAGAAAGCATTGCAAGCAGCAAAAAGGTTGTGTGAAGATCGCAATGAGTTAAAGAAGTTAAGAATGGAAAAGGAGGATAACGAATGGACTAAGAAGCAGAAGTCACCTCTTGATATTGACCACCCCACCATGAAGAGTCTCATTGATGCAGAGATGGCTTTGAGGGCATTAGATACAGAATGTGATCATGCACTAATGTTAATGAGTTATCTTGAAATTGAGAATTTAGAAATTAAAGCTGAAATTATGGCTTCAAAGTTGAGTGCTTCTGAGTCTGTGACTTCAATTGTTGAGTCTGCTAAAAGGGAGAAGAAGCATCTCAAGAAGATTTTAGCGTGGGAGAAACAAAAGGGTAAGTTGGAGGAAGATATTACATCTGAGAAACAGAAGCTCGTGGAGATAGAAGAAGAAATGATTCAAGTTGAAGCATCTAAAAAAACAGCCGAGGTATTTTGATTTTCTTTCTATTCtttttatatattatcattatTGTATGTATATATGGTAGCTTTTTCTAAATCTTTAATCTACTTTTCATTTTAATCTTTCTAAAACAGGAAAAATGGAGGGAGGAACAGGAATCCAAAAAACATGCTCTTGCACGTGTAGAACAAGAAATGATTCTCAAAGAACAAACCATATCAGACAACAAAAGAATCCAAGAATCATTACATGCAAGAATTGATTTGGATTTGAAATGCCAAAAAGATGACATACAAAGACTCGAACAAGAACTCTCACGGGTCAAATCTTTGACTGACCCGGATCATTATCGGGCTAGTCTTTTTGGGACCCACTTTGGAAATGATACTATTGGGAAAATGCTTCATGGATCTAGTGATGAAGGTGATGAAAGTGATGATGAAGCTTACTATGAATGTGTAATGTGTGGTGAAAATGAAGTTTCTGTGGTATTTTTACCATGTGCTCATGAAGTAGTTTGTGGTGATTGCAATAAGGGTCTTAAGAAGGATGAATGTCCAACTTGTGGGGTTGCGATTGAACAAAGGATTCGTGTTTTTGGTGGAAGTTCCTAGTTTTGGATTGTTTGTGTTCTTGTGTTCTGAACAATAGGTATATAGTGGTGAAGATTTGTGTATtttatttacttaatagtaaGAATTAGGATTTATGTTGTGTGGTGCAAGTTTTGACTTAATAGTAAGAATTAGAGTATATGTTGTGGTGCAAGTTTTTCTTTTGTCTAATTGCTTAATATGCTATTGAGAAAGGAATGTTCACAAAAAAATGGGAGTGTGATTCACTACTAAATAACCACATTTTTTCTCAACTATCAAAAAGTAACAATCTACTTAGAAAGAAAAAGTCTTTGTTAAATTACTTTTTGAACAAGTTTTAGGTTTTGCAAAATGCATTTAATTTTGTGTAATTATAGTATGGTACTGGTAACAAATGTTGTCTATGTTTTTTGTAATTTAGGATAACTTTGTATTTTGTACAAAcattattttctttttgtttctgGATTTGAAGATTCTTGttatatatggttatatatagaACATGTTATTATTGATGAAGTCACAAATTGTTAAGCGTTCATATCTTTCATCTTGAAATGCGATTTTTCAATCAAGTTTTTGTGTAGACATGAGAtttatgtttgttttttctaTTTGCTATGGGGTATAAATTAAGTTTTGTAGTTTCTTAAGCATATAGGTCGGTGTAGTGCACGAAATGTAGCCAAGTTTTCATAATCTGCAGAAGAAACAGTCGAACACAAGATGTCGATGAAATTGATAATCAAATATTTATTCAAATAGTGTTATTTGACCTCATAAATGGGACAATCACACAATAGCAAGTTTCCACATAGAGAATCTCATAATGTTTTCAGTCTTTTTCTCTTTGCAAATGGTAAATATTTTTCTCCGAACATAGAGTGTGAATCAAATCACCAAATACTAACAAATGTTGGCTACATCTTATGTAACATAGGGTGACATTATATTTTCTACATCATTATGTAAAATTCTCTTTTGTTTGTGAATTTGAAGATTTCGGTTATATATAGAATGTGGTTTGCAATTTGATAAGCATTAATATCTTTCATTTAGAAATGCGATTTTTTTCCATCAAGGTTTcatgtatacatgatatttaTGTTTCTCTTGTTTGCTATGGGGGTTTAACTTCAGTTTTGCAGTTCCTTAAACATACTAGGTCATGTAGTGCACGGAATGTAGCCAAGTGATCATAATGTGGATAAGTAACTGTAGAATACAAGATATCAATGAGATTGATAACCAAATATTTATTCTTAGAGCGTATTTATTTGACATAATAAAAGGGAGAATCACCCACTAGTATGTTGCCACATAGAAAATCTTCTAATTGTTTAagctttttcactattttgataGTAAATATTTCGATCATGGAGTGTGAATCAAATCACCTAATGCTAACAAATCTTGGCTATGTTTTTTTTGTAGTTTAGGGTAACTTTATaattactacaacattatgtAAAATTAACTTTTGTTCGCGAATTCGAAGATTGTGTTTTTATATTGAATGACACTATATTGATGAAGTCGTAATTTCTTAAGTG of the Lactuca sativa cultivar Salinas chromosome 6, Lsat_Salinas_v11, whole genome shotgun sequence genome contains:
- the LOC111901102 gene encoding MND1-interacting protein 1, coding for MLPYCIRYEPFCMLSLLLNHRTSAFKHRNTLELMSTGIKARRVHPNRMSQPPEPSPKALVTPSGSDPDSSLNPMGFQLGFNKSAQTPNLNPNFDDETLDHYTYEQLEDSILKKIELLYIKAISQLVSSGYDEHAVLEAILRNGHCHGKMDPLTNILHNAQIYLSTADSGCNDKFVSTEKVFANLKLLREATLISLLCWLRKSYPFMSRRDAMCWLLVSDLHTIRVSSSKISNDDGDGVNTQMDDPHPNWSEPTPSMLVLLKDNADFLAAEYRSLDGDSLVADVKHSKVSLEGLCMKNQTSTKSILKRFNDLNPKDEILMSLMKEIKDLDTRINEKKKWADEKALQAAKRLCEDRNELKKLRMEKEDNEWTKKQKSPLDIDHPTMKSLIDAEMALRALDTECDHALMLMSYLEIENLEIKAEIMASKLSASESVTSIVESAKREKKHLKKILAWEKQKGKLEEDITSEKQKLVEIEEEMIQVEASKKTAEEKWREEQESKKHALARVEQEMILKEQTISDNKRIQESLHARIDLDLKCQKDDIQRLEQELSRVKSLTDPDHYRASLFGTHFGNDTIGKMLHGSSDEGDESDDEAYYECVMCGENEVSVVFLPCAHEVVCGDCNKGLKKDECPTCGVAIEQRIRVFGGSS